CATTGATCCTCACACTTTGCATAGCAAGTGACTGGGCCATACTCTATATTCTAAATTCTAAATGTATTCTATCTTCTAATGCCTATCAGCCCTCTTGCTGGTCTGGCTAATTATCAAACTTGAGCATTTAAAACTGTGGGTTTTCAGAGATGAATTGAAGTGTTAAAGGCATGGAAATGTAGGTCACATATGGCTTTTCATCTCTTTGGGAAATATCCTATATATCCTTACTTCTTTTCTACCTACCTAACCTATGTGCCTACCCCTTCACTTATGTTCAAGGTTCTGTTATACTTCAAAAGGACTCTATGCAATCAAAGTGATGTCTAAGAAATAGTATGAGGCTCTAACACTTTACATCTAATGGTGTGGTTTGCATCATTTATTGAGGCttaccctgtgccaggcactttaccTGCCTTCTTATTTAATAGGAGAGGACCAGGAACGCTTAGAGGTTCGTTTCTTGTTCAAGGATATACATCTCAACTCTGATATCACAGTGGACTcttttattcactatcataatcATTATCATTTTGTTTGGTGACTACAATTCtaaatgcagaaaactgaagcctCTTTATTCTGTGACTAAAGGCTTTGTATTTTCTAAAGATTTGTGGAGCTTTGCTGccattatttcaataattttataaagatcCTAGGTGTTAAATAggtctggctttttttctttttaaaatcttctccGTCTTCTTCTTCGTTAGCAGTGCAACTTCTTGTGGCATATGTGGCATAAGTGCAAGATCTTGGGAAAAGGATTGATCAAGTAAAGGGAAACTATAGAGAGAGTGTGCTCAACAATTGAGATCATGCTCCTTGTGAAAGATGGGGTAGGGAAATTTCTTATTGCTCCCTGGTTCTTAAGAAATGAGAGCTAACAATGACATccagttttaaaagaaataaaatctgaattgtacttttaaattttataagccAGAGTTAAACCAATAGATAGTAACTCCTGCTAATTTGATAGTAGCTCCAGATAGTGAGGAAGTGACAGGGAATGCTAATTTCATTTGGTAAGAGATAAAACTGAAATTATTAATGTCTCCACGGAAATGCTAAATGCCTCCTTACAAGTAGGGTCTGGCTAATTGTCTGTCTTCCAACAAACCAGATTTGTTGGTGTTTTCCCCGACAACGTTGTGTAGTTTTCGGTTTGGTTCGATCCCCTTTCTTGTGATCAAAGAAAGTGATTCAAGTGTTTAATGGGTCTTGATTTGGATTGGAGACTTGCAGAACGGTTAGCCTCACCGCCCCAAGGCTGGCTTTCCTTAAGGTAGGTTTCCTATGCACAGATACTGGCAAGGCGCTTTGACTGGAAACTCTGGAAGGAAGCCAAAGGAAAGTGAAGTTCCTGGCGCTAGCGCGTGTCCTGCTCAGAGAGCCCGGCGCTAGCTCATTCTTCGTGCAGTTATTGGCTGGGACTCTGTGTGCCGCTGTCGGCCAATGAAGACGCTGGAGATTGGGCCCCGGCCCGTCCCCTTTCTGCGCCCCGGGATGAGGCAGAGACTGAACAGCCGGCGAGCAAATCAACGGCATCCAGAAAGCCATGTCGGACTCGGCGCCCAGCGCCCTAGCGCTAACCCGCTGAAAGTTTCTCAACGAAATCGCAGGGACGATCTGGACCCCGCTGAGAGGATCTGCCTTTGAGTGAGATGGTCCCAGAGGCCTGGAGGAGCGGACTGGTAAGCACCGGGAGGGTAGTGGGAGTTTTGCTTCTGCTTGGTGCCTTGAACAAGGCTTCCACGGTCATTCACTATGAGATcctggaggaaagagagaagggttTCGCTGTGGGCAACGTGGTCGCGAACCTCGGTTTGGATCTCGGTAGCCTGTCAGCCCGCCGGCTCCGGGTGGTGTCTGGAGCTAGCCGAAGATTCTTTGAGGTGAACCGGGAGACCGGAGAGATGTTTGTGAACGACCGTCTGGATCGAGAGGAGCTGTGTGGGACACTGCCGTCTTGTACTGTAACTCTGGAGTTGGTAGTGGAGAACCCGCTGGAACTGTTCAGCGTGGAAGTGGTGATCCAGGACATCAACGACAACAATCCTGCTTTCCCTACCCAGGAAATGAAATTGGAGATTAGCGAGGCTGTGGCTCCGGGGACGCGCTTTCCGCTTGAGAGCGCGCACGATCCCGATGTGGGAAGCAACTCTTTACAAACCTATGAGCTGAGCCGAAACGAATACTTTGCGCTTAGCGTGCAGACGCGGGAGGACAGCACGAAGTACGCGGAGCTGGTGCTGGAGCGCGCCCTGGACCGAGAACGCGAGCCTAGTCTCCAGTTAGTGCTGACGGCATTGGACGGAGGGACCCCAGCTCTCTCTGCCAGCCTGCCTATTCACATCACGGTGCTGGACGCGAATGACAATGCGCCTGTCTTCAACCAGTCCTTGTACCGGGCGCGCGTCCTGGAGGATGCACCCTCCGGGACGCGCGTGGTACAAGTCCTTGCAACGGATCTGGATGAAGGCCCCAACGGTGAAATTATTTACTCCTTCGGCAGCCACAACCGCGCCGGCGTGCGGGAACTATTCGCCTTAGACCTTGTAACCGGGATGCTGACAATCAAGGGTCGACTGGACTTCGAGGACACCAAACTCCATGAGATTTACATCCAGGCCAAAGACAAGGGCGCCAGTCCCGAAGGAGCACATTGCAAAGTGTTGGTGGAGGTTGTGGATGTGAATGACAATGCCCCGGAGATCACAGTCACCTCCGTGTACAGCCCAGTACCCGAGGATGCCCCTCTGGGGACTGTCATCGCTTTGCTCAGTGTAACTGACCTGGATGCTGGCGAGAACGGGCTGGTGACCTGCGAAGTTCCAGCGGGTCTCCCTTTCAGCCTTACTTCTTCCCTCAAGAATTACTTCACTTTGAAAACCAGTGCAGACCTGGATCGGGAGACTGTGCCAGAATACAACCTCAGCATCACCGCCCGAGATGCGGGAACCCCTTCCCTCTCAGCCCTTACAATAGTGCGTGTTCAAGTGTCCGACATCAATGACAACCCTCCACAATCTTCTCAATCTTCCTACGACGTTTACATTGAAGAAAACAACCTCCCCGGGGCTCCAATACTAAACCTAAGTGTCTGGGACCCCGATGCCCCGCAGAATGCtcggctttctttctttctcttggaaCAAGGAGCTGAAACCGGGCTAGTGGGTCGCTATTTCACAATAAATCGTGACAATGGCATAGTGTCATCCTTAGTGCCCCTAGACTATGAGGATCGGCGGGAATTTGAATTAACAGCTCATATCAGCGATGGGGGCACCCCGGTCCTGGCCACTAACATCAGCGTGAACATATTTGTCACTGATCGCAATGACAATGCCCCCCAGGTCCTATATCCTCGGCCGGGTGGGAGCTCGGTGGAGATGCTGCCTCGAGGTACCTCAGCAGGCCACCTAGTATCAAGGGTGGTAGGTTGGGACGCGGATGCAGGACACAATGCCTGGCTCTCCTACAGTCTCTTGGGAGCCCCTAACCAGAGCCTTTTTGCCATAGGGCTCCACACTGGTCAAATCAGTACTGCCCGTCCAGTCCAGGACACAGATTCACCCAGGCAGACTCTCACGGTCTTGATCAAAGACAACGGGGAGCCTTCGCTCTCCACCACTGCTACCCTCACTGTGTCAGTAACCGAGGACTCTCCTGAAGCCCGAGCCGAGTTCCCCTCTGGCTCTGCCCCCCGGGAGCAGAACAAAAATCTCACCTTTTATCTACTTCTTTCTCTAATCCTGGTTTCTGTGGGGTTCGTGGTCACAGTGTTCGGAGTAATAATATTCAAAGTTTACAAGTGGAAGCAGTCTAGAGACCTATACCGAGCCCCAGTGAGCTCACTGTACCGAACACCAGGGCCCTCCTTGCACGCGGACGCCGTGCGGGGAGGCCTGATGTCGCCGCACCTTTACCATCAGGTGTATCTCACCACGGACTCCCGCCGCAGCGACCCACTGCTGAAGAAACCTGGTGCAGCCAGCCCACTGGCCAGCCGCCAGAACACGCTGCGGAGCTGCGATCCGGTGTTCTATAGGCAGGTGTTGGGCGCAGAGAGCGCCCCTCCCGGACAGGTAAGGTTTAGCAAGTCATGCTTGACCCTGTTAGTGCTTTTTGATTCCTACATCATATTGAGGAAGGAATGGAGCTGTTTTTTAGTGATGAAGATGTTTTCCTGATGATGCATTCACACTTTCACCTGGCCCTTCCTAGATCAAAGTTAGTGCCTTTGTGAGATGGTGGCCTGCCAGAGTGTGGTTTGTGGTCCCATTTCAGGGGGAAGATACTTGACTCATCTATGGACCCAATTCACCTCCTCAGCACTCATTTGCTATCACAACTAACCAATCTTGCTAAGGGATGGTTAAGCCAAAAAACAAGATCTCAGCGATCAGAGTTTAGCCTggtatcatttacattaggaataAGCTGCTGGATACCTCCAACCAGAGGCAGCTTCTAGGAATACAAAAACTACCTCATTCCTCCACCTTTCAAGTGATTGTGACATTTGTATTAAAACTAGCTTTTTGATAATTTTCCTTTGTTTACACAGATCGTGTACCTCattctcagataattttttatgaatgaaatgaaattccAGGCatcctttaaattttatttcaagcaCTCTACTGGAAATGATGTGCACCctacttacaaaatatttttaccttgTAACAGTAATGCATGTTTGCTATAAAATTCggaaaatgcagaaaagtattttaaaaattaaaactacaggcAGGGAGCgatgactcaagcctgtaatcccagcactttgggaggccaagatgggcggatcacgaggtcaggagatcgagaccatcctggctaacacggtgaaactccatctctactaaaaaatacaaaaaaactagccgggcgaggtggcgggcgcctgtagtcccagctactcgggaggctgaggcaggagaatggcataaacccgggaggcggagcttgcagtgagctgagatccagcccctgcactccagcctgggtgatagagcgagactctgtctcaaaaaaaaaaaaaaaaaaaaaaaaaaaatttaaactacaaTCTCCAAACTCAAagatacccacttttaattataaaagtaataatttatttcaaaaataaatctagACAACCCAAGAAAACATAAAGTAGCCAGACtcagtgatgtgcacctgtagttcttgctactcagtgtctgaggggggaggaatgcttgagcccaggagttctgggctgtggTACACTATGCTGATCAATTGATCAATACACTGTCTGCACTAAGTTCAGCATGAATACAGTGACCTCGTGGGAAGGCAGGACCATCAagttgcctaaggaggggtgaactgGCCCAGGTTGGAAATGCAGGTCAAAACTGCTGTgctacccagtagtgggatgacatctgtgaatagtcactgcactccagcctaggcaatatagggaaaccctgtctctttaacaataacaacaacaacaaaaatcccagaAACTACAAAAGGAGAGTCTTTTTGGTGCCTCCAGTGTTAGTCCCTGTCCTTCcaaccttattttttttaagtatatgcaCAATGTGAAAGGTAGATAAATTCATATCCTTAGAAAGGTAAAGCATTCATTAATTCAGGGTGGTATGCAAGGATACTATCCAAGGCATGGGTATCCATGCAAGGTGACTGCAAGGCCTTTGCCCTGGAGAGAACACTATACATACTCGCAACTGTAGGAGAACCACTGTTATTTTGTTACTCAGTGCATCATTGCTATCAACTCTTGGATTTGGCAGTTAGACAAATGAGGTTCTACCACTTACCAACTATGAGTCTGTGGCCAAGTTACTCAATCTCCTTTCTAAGCCTCTTCATCATATGCAAAAGGGAATAATAAGTGTTTTATAAGATTCATGCATGATATAATGTATGCAAAGtgtttagcatagtgcctggcatatcataactgttaaaaaattattagccagctcctagcattttgggagactgaggcgggagggttgcttgaggccagcagttcaagaccagcctgagcaatatagtgagatcctgtttctacaaaaaaaaaaaaaaaaaattgttttcattagctgggcatgttggcatgcacctttggtaccagctacttgggaggcttaagtgggagaattgcttgagcctgggagatagaagCTACAGttagctgtgattgcaccactacacttcaaccatggcaacagagtgagaccctgtctcaaaaaaaaattatcagctattactattattattttcattagttCTTCACCCACCTAAAATCTTAAACACACCTTGGAAATACACATATGAGAACAaccaaaaatgacaaaatagaagCACATAAGAAAAGGCTAAGAAAGCATGAAAACCAGCAAGAAATAGCTGCCACTCTTCTGGTCAGCCTGGAAAACAACTGGCATTTTCCCTAGAACAATGTCCTCAAATTTGttgcacattaaaatcacctagagaccttttaaaaattctgaaaccCAGGCCACACCCCAACCAATTAAAGCACAATCTCTGGGGGTGGGACATAGACATCATTTTTTGAAGGTCCCCACTTGATCCTAATGTGCAGACAAATTTGAAaaccactactttgggaggctgaggtgggtggatcatgagatcaggagtttgaaaccagcctggccaatatggtgaaaccccatctctactaaaaatgcaaaaattagctgggtgtggtggcacacacctgtagtcccagctactctggaggctgaggcgggagcatcaGTGAGGGAGAATCAGTGAACCCAGGAcgcggaagtttcagtgagccctgatcacacaactgtactccagcctgggcgacagagtgagactccatcagaaaaaaaaaaaaaaaaaaaagaaagaaagaaagaaagaaaaaagaaaaacagtactCTAGAACCTGCCAATCCATCGTTTAGCATATATGTGAAGCAAAGTGTTATTCTGGTATTCTCAGAACCAGGATCCAGCTTTATTGGGCTaggcccaatttttaaaaaaatatagtaagGTCTCCTAGCCTTAAAGTATTACATAGAATAGCTCTAAAAGATCACTGTAGGAAGACATAAAATGGTATTTCAGTCATCTAAGGGAAAAACCTTCCTAAACCACTAGCACCTGGGCAACTATTCTTTAAACATCTACAGCTGTTCAATAGGTATTGGGATTGTATTTGGAGGGATGTGACAAAGTTGTTGTATAATTAGATTGCGGTGATGACTGCATCAGTTTAGTATATGTAAATACACTGAAAACCATCggattgtacactttaaatatgtgatttgtatggtatgtgaattatatctcaataaaaatctAGAGatgaggctgggctcagtggctcacgcctgtaatggcTCCCAGTACtcagggaggccgaggtcagtggatcacctgaggccaggagttcaagaccagcctggccaacatggtgaaaccccatccctactaataatacaaaaatcaggccgggccttgtggctcacacctgaaatcccagcactttgggaggcggaggcgggcagatcacgaggtcaggagttcgagaccagcctggccaacatggtgaaactccatctctactaaaaacacaaaaattcactgggtgtggtggctgaggcaggagaatcgcttgatggtggaggttgcagtgggccgagatcatgccgctgcactccagcctgggtgaaagaacgaaactccgtctcaaaaaaaaaaaaaaaatcagccaggtgtggtagcaggtgcctgtaatcccagctacttgggaggctgaagcaggagaatcgttttaactcgggaggcagaggttgcagtgagccaaggtcatgctgttgcattccagcctgggcaacaagagcaaaactcattccatctcaaaaaaaaaaaaaaaaaaaaaaaaatctagagatgGGAGAATCATATGGCTGGCATAAAAAGTCAAGTCAAAGATATGTAAGATTAAGGCTTTATGATGCTCTAGTTCTAGTAAAACAGATTGGGTACTTGTTTTGGTGTGAAATTGCCAATATAAGTATAGTACTGTACATATTAGTTGTTTAGCTTTAGATAAGTCTTTTAATCTCTTTAaactccagtttcctcatctataaaataaagagaatatcTACTTTGCAAACTTGTTGTGAGAGTGAAAAGTAATGCATATAAAGTCCCTGTACAGAGCAATAACTATTTTTTGAACTAAAAATGATAATACTGATATTCACCATTTATTAGCATccctatgtgccagatactgtaaACAATTAAAAGATATCagtctgggccaggcgcggtggctcaagcctgtaatcccagcactttgggaggccaagacgggcggatcacgaggtcaggagatcgagaccagtctggctaacacggtgaaaccccgtctctaccaaaaaaatacaaaaaactagccgggcgaggtggcgggcgcctgtagtcccagctactccggaggctgaggcaggagaatggcgtagacccgggaggcggagcttgcagtgagctgagatccggccactgcactacagcctgggcgacagagcaagactccgtctcaaaaaaaaaaaaaaaaaaagatatcattcTGGTTCCCAGAGTACAATATGAGAcagacaagaaaaaaggaaaaaaaaaatggagatctGCATAATATAAGATGCAGTGGGACAAAATGGGAAGAAACACCTAAATCAGCCTGGGGAAACCAGGAAGAAATGATAGAGGTGGTGATGCTTGAGCTATGAACTAAAGGTTGAGTAGTAGTTTGTCAGATAGTAGAGGGGAAGggacagggcagggaggggccaTTGCAAGAAATTCCATGCAGAGTGATTATGGTATTTCATTATCGCTGAACTTTAAACTGTGTGtgtggccgggtacggtggctcatgcctataatcctagcactttgggaggccaaggtgagcagatcacttgaggtcaggagttcgaaaccagcctggccaacatggtgaaaccccatctctattaaaaatacaaaaaattagccaggtgtggttgccagtgtctgtaattccagctacttgggaggctgaggcaggagaattgcttgaacccgggaggcggaggttgcagtgaggtagtatcaggctactgcactccagcctgggcgacagagagagactccatctcaaaagaaaaaaaagtgtgtgtaaaACAGACAGCCTTTGTAGGAGATGAGGTGAAGCAAGTAGGCAGGAGTTAGATCCTGAGTTACCTTTAGGCCATGCCaaggagtttttattttatttcatatagatGAGAGTCATTGAAGAATTTTGAACTGATGTACCTATGATAtcatgagttttttgtttgtttgtttgttttagaaagattATTCTGTCAGTCATAAGTGAAGGGACTGGGGACATTGGGACTGGAGGCAAAGAGATCAGTTTGAAAGCTATtgcaatatttgaagagattgaTAAATGCTTGAACCAGCACAGTGGCAGTACAGATGGAGGGAGATGACTACAGTAAAATCATCAGGACTTGTTGATTGACATGATATAGGAAGTGAGGGACAGGGATGAGTCAAGGTTGATCCCCCTAGATTCTGACTAAGGCAGCTGGGTGGATGACAGTGCCATTCACAGAGACAGTGAATTCTGACATATACACCTAATAGGTCAGGCTGGTTTATACCTCCATCATTCCCATGGGAGAAAGTataaaggggtg
This DNA window, taken from Macaca fascicularis isolate 582-1 chromosome 6, T2T-MFA8v1.1, encodes the following:
- the LOC102120633 gene encoding protocadherin gamma-C3 isoform X6, coding for MVPEAWRSGLVSTGRVVGVLLLLGALNKASTVIHYEILEEREKGFAVGNVVANLGLDLGSLSARRLRVVSGASRRFFEVNRETGEMFVNDRLDREELCGTLPSCTVTLELVVENPLELFSVEVVIQDINDNNPAFPTQEMKLEISEAVAPGTRFPLESAHDPDVGSNSLQTYELSRNEYFALSVQTREDSTKYAELVLERALDREREPSLQLVLTALDGGTPALSASLPIHITVLDANDNAPVFNQSLYRARVLEDAPSGTRVVQVLATDLDEGPNGEIIYSFGSHNRAGVRELFALDLVTGMLTIKGRLDFEDTKLHEIYIQAKDKGASPEGAHCKVLVEVVDVNDNAPEITVTSVYSPVPEDAPLGTVIALLSVTDLDAGENGLVTCEVPAGLPFSLTSSLKNYFTLKTSADLDRETVPEYNLSITARDAGTPSLSALTIVRVQVSDINDNPPQSSQSSYDVYIEENNLPGAPILNLSVWDPDAPQNARLSFFLLEQGAETGLVGRYFTINRDNGIVSSLVPLDYEDRREFELTAHISDGGTPVLATNISVNIFVTDRNDNAPQVLYPRPGGSSVEMLPRGTSAGHLVSRVVGWDADAGHNAWLSYSLLGAPNQSLFAIGLHTGQISTARPVQDTDSPRQTLTVLIKDNGEPSLSTTATLTVSVTEDSPEARAEFPSGSAPREQNKNLTFYLLLSLILVSVGFVVTVFGVIIFKVYKWKQSRDLYRAPVSSLYRTPGPSLHADAVRGGLMSPHLYHQVYLTTDSRRSDPLLKKPGAASPLASRQNTLRSCDPVFYRQVLGAESAPPGQQAPPNTDWRFSQAQRPGTSGSQNGDDTGTWPNNQFDTEMLQAMILASASEAADGSSTLGGGAGTMGLSARYGPQFTLQHVPDYRQNVYIPGSNATLTNAAGKRDGKAPAGGNGNKKKSGKKEKK